In Leptospira sp. WS58.C1, a single genomic region encodes these proteins:
- a CDS encoding SDR family oxidoreductase: protein MEITNKTAVITGSAGGLGKEMAIHFAKLGANIVLSDISADKLAVAKTEIEALGAKVIAVPTDVSKEKDAIELMEKAVSAFGSVDIAVLNAGILRDGLLIKADKQTGKVASKMSLAEWQAVIDVNLTGVFLTGREAAVQMVNNGTKGVIIPIASVSMHGNPGQTNYSAAKAGVAAMTRLWAKELSRYGIRVAGIAPGFIATEMVMKDMNPEALKKWESQIPIGRLGRPDEIANTAVFIAQNDLVDGVVLEISGGVKI, encoded by the coding sequence TTGGAAATAACAAATAAGACTGCCGTGATCACCGGTTCCGCCGGAGGTTTAGGCAAAGAGATGGCCATTCATTTTGCGAAATTGGGAGCCAATATCGTTCTATCGGATATCTCCGCCGATAAACTTGCAGTAGCCAAAACAGAGATCGAAGCACTTGGCGCTAAGGTCATCGCAGTTCCGACGGACGTTTCCAAGGAAAAAGACGCAATTGAACTCATGGAAAAAGCGGTTTCGGCATTCGGATCCGTGGATATTGCGGTTTTAAATGCCGGGATATTAAGAGACGGTCTTTTGATCAAGGCGGACAAACAAACAGGTAAGGTTGCCTCCAAGATGTCTTTGGCGGAATGGCAGGCGGTAATCGACGTAAATCTAACCGGAGTATTTTTAACCGGTAGAGAGGCGGCAGTCCAAATGGTAAATAACGGTACCAAAGGAGTGATCATTCCGATCGCCTCCGTTTCTATGCACGGGAATCCCGGTCAGACCAATTATTCCGCGGCTAAGGCAGGCGTAGCTGCCATGACAAGGCTTTGGGCGAAGGAACTCAGCCGCTACGGTATCCGTGTCGCGGGAATTGCACCCGGATTTATCGCTACCGAAATGGTAATGAAAGATATGAATCCGGAAGCCCTTAAAAAATGGGAGTCCCAAATCCCGATCGGTAGATTGGGGAGACCGGATGAAATCGCTAACACTGCGGTATTTATCGCTCAAAACGATCTGGTAGATGGAGTCGTTTTGGAAATTTCAGGAGGGGTCAAAATTTGA
- a CDS encoding ArsR/SmtB family transcription factor translates to MAAQKLDIKKTHLDSTIRGLKAVAHPDRLKILLHLSKKEHSVGELVDALGISQSAASQHLSKMKEAGYLGSKKVSNQVFYSIKDAKFKAFAKSLLQIFSR, encoded by the coding sequence ATGGCAGCCCAAAAGTTAGACATTAAAAAAACTCATCTGGATTCTACTATCCGCGGACTTAAAGCAGTAGCGCATCCTGATAGATTAAAAATCCTTCTCCACCTTTCTAAAAAGGAACACAGCGTAGGAGAACTTGTAGACGCACTTGGTATCAGCCAATCAGCTGCTTCCCAGCACTTAAGCAAAATGAAAGAAGCAGGATACTTAGGAAGCAAAAAAGTTTCCAATCAAGTATTCTACTCCATCAAAGACGCAAAATTTAAAGCATTTGCGAAATCTTTACTTCAGATTTTTTCTAGGTAA
- the rfaD gene encoding ADP-glyceromanno-heptose 6-epimerase, with protein sequence MGMKRVIVTGGAGLIGSNIVRLLNEQGISDILIVDHLGKTNKWKNLRGLQYSDYSEKEEFLEKIQTTDILKEYSHIFHLGACSSTTETDASYLIRNNYEYTKILAEESLRRKIQFLYASSAATYGDGQFGYDDKAPIHSLKPLNMYGYSKQMFDLYALKKGFLDKITGVKYFNIFGFGEAHKGDMRSVVLKGYEQISSEGKLKLFKSYRPDYKDGEQKRDFLYVKDAAKISLYLLENRKFGLYNVGRGQAETWKSLASALFKAMGKPENIEYMEMPESLKAKYQYYTKAETQKLISSGFKEGFTDLETAIADYVDLIRKEEE encoded by the coding sequence ATCGGAATGAAACGAGTAATCGTTACCGGCGGAGCCGGATTGATCGGAAGTAATATAGTCAGACTTCTAAACGAGCAGGGGATTTCTGATATCCTCATCGTCGACCATTTGGGCAAGACTAATAAATGGAAAAACCTAAGAGGTTTACAATATTCTGACTATTCCGAGAAAGAGGAATTCCTAGAAAAAATACAAACCACCGATATCTTAAAAGAATATTCTCATATCTTTCATTTGGGCGCTTGTTCCTCCACAACGGAAACGGATGCTTCTTATCTGATCCGAAACAATTATGAATACACTAAGATCCTAGCGGAAGAATCGTTGCGTAGAAAGATCCAATTTTTATACGCCTCCTCTGCAGCCACTTATGGAGACGGGCAATTCGGATACGACGATAAGGCTCCGATCCATTCTTTAAAACCCCTTAATATGTACGGATACTCCAAACAAATGTTCGATCTATATGCCTTAAAAAAAGGATTCTTAGATAAGATCACCGGAGTGAAATATTTCAATATATTCGGATTCGGAGAGGCTCATAAGGGAGATATGAGATCCGTAGTGTTAAAAGGATACGAGCAGATCTCTTCCGAAGGAAAATTAAAATTATTCAAGTCTTACCGTCCGGATTACAAGGACGGGGAACAAAAAAGGGACTTCTTATACGTTAAAGATGCCGCCAAGATCAGCCTCTATCTTTTAGAAAATCGTAAATTCGGTTTATATAATGTAGGAAGAGGACAAGCGGAAACCTGGAAATCGCTCGCTTCCGCATTATTCAAGGCCATGGGAAAACCGGAAAATATAGAATATATGGAAATGCCGGAGAGTTTAAAGGCAAAATACCAGTATTACACAAAGGCTGAGACCCAAAAATTGATCTCCAGCGGTTTTAAAGAAGGATTTACTGATTTGGAAACTGCGATTGCGGATTACGTGGATCTGATCCGAAAAGAAGAAGAATAA
- a CDS encoding UbiD family decarboxylase has protein sequence MSIRSTSEFVKELSKQGELLEIKEEVDPILEIAEIQRRVVAKRGPALLFSNVKGSKFSVATNLYGSERRIRIAFGEEPEKFIQKIAYTAKHLMPPSPKKVWEARSLAWTALKVGLRKVNKAPILDSELQSLDELPALKSWPKDAGRFITLPLVYTESPKTGKGNLGMYRIQFHGPKLTGMHIQIHRGGGFHYSEAEEEGNVLPAHIYVGGPPALTISAVAPLPEEISEFLLASLLLGERLKVVKNKKVSPLPIVADADFALIGKIPPKIRRPEGPFGDHYGYYALKHDYPVFEVDKIYARKDAIWPATVVGRPPQEDHWIAEYLQHLLSPMFPIVMPQVKGIWAYEESGVHSLAAAIVKERYKKEAFMGALRILGEGQLSLTKFLIVTDQDVPLMDFKTTLLAALERFQPETDLHIFSNISQDTLDYTGPKVNEGSKAILLGVGPKIQKLKPKITSTLKNSKFKDPKVYCPGVLVVSGPKYKKGDGSLELLRKEAITQGFLFVFLVDDSGEATKSDHDFIWNVFTRFEPAADIFGDSKVIRNHISFQGPILVDARLKTWYPPVLEEDPKISKQVENRFGRLLDSL, from the coding sequence ATGAGCATTCGATCTACTTCAGAATTCGTAAAAGAACTTTCTAAACAAGGAGAACTTCTAGAAATAAAGGAAGAAGTGGATCCTATTCTGGAGATCGCAGAGATCCAGAGAAGGGTAGTCGCTAAAAGAGGACCCGCCCTTCTGTTCTCAAATGTAAAAGGATCAAAATTTTCCGTAGCCACCAACCTATACGGATCGGAAAGAAGGATCAGGATCGCATTCGGTGAAGAACCCGAAAAGTTTATTCAAAAAATCGCATATACAGCGAAACATCTGATGCCCCCTTCTCCAAAAAAAGTATGGGAAGCAAGGTCCCTTGCCTGGACCGCTCTAAAGGTTGGACTTAGAAAAGTAAACAAGGCTCCTATTCTGGATTCCGAATTGCAAAGTTTGGATGAGTTGCCCGCATTAAAATCCTGGCCTAAAGACGCAGGAAGATTTATCACATTACCTTTGGTATATACGGAAAGTCCCAAAACCGGAAAAGGAAATTTGGGAATGTATCGTATCCAATTCCATGGACCTAAACTTACCGGGATGCATATACAGATCCATAGAGGAGGGGGGTTTCATTATTCCGAGGCGGAAGAGGAAGGAAATGTATTACCGGCTCATATCTATGTAGGAGGTCCTCCTGCGCTTACCATTTCCGCAGTGGCGCCTCTGCCCGAAGAGATCAGTGAATTTTTGCTCGCATCACTTTTATTAGGCGAAAGGCTGAAGGTTGTCAAAAATAAAAAGGTCAGTCCGCTTCCTATCGTTGCGGATGCAGACTTTGCTCTCATCGGAAAAATCCCTCCGAAGATCAGGAGACCGGAAGGACCTTTTGGAGATCATTACGGATATTACGCATTAAAGCACGATTATCCGGTATTCGAAGTGGATAAAATTTACGCTCGTAAGGATGCGATTTGGCCTGCCACAGTGGTTGGACGTCCTCCACAAGAAGATCATTGGATCGCAGAGTATCTGCAGCATCTATTATCTCCAATGTTCCCGATCGTAATGCCTCAGGTAAAAGGAATTTGGGCTTACGAAGAATCCGGAGTACATTCTTTAGCGGCTGCGATCGTAAAAGAAAGATACAAAAAAGAGGCATTTATGGGCGCTCTTAGGATTTTGGGAGAAGGACAATTATCTCTCACTAAGTTCTTGATCGTGACCGACCAAGACGTTCCTCTGATGGATTTTAAAACTACTCTTCTTGCAGCACTAGAAAGGTTCCAACCGGAGACGGACTTACATATCTTCTCCAATATTTCTCAAGATACATTGGACTATACAGGACCGAAAGTAAACGAAGGAAGTAAGGCGATATTACTAGGAGTTGGACCCAAAATCCAAAAATTAAAACCTAAGATCACTTCTACTTTGAAAAATTCTAAATTCAAAGATCCTAAAGTATATTGTCCTGGGGTCTTAGTGGTTTCCGGACCAAAATACAAAAAAGGGGACGGATCTCTGGAGTTACTTCGTAAAGAAGCGATCACCCAGGGATTTTTATTCGTATTCTTAGTAGATGATTCGGGGGAAGCTACAAAATCCGATCATGATTTCATTTGGAATGTATTTACTCGATTCGAACCTGCTGCGGATATTTTCGGAGACTCTAAAGTCATCCGAAATCATATTTCTTTCCAAGGCCCCATCCTTGTGGATGCAAGATTAAAAACTTGGTATCCTCCCGTTCTGGAAGAAGATCCTAAAATCTCCAAACAAGTGGAGAATAGATTTGGTAGACTTTTGGATTCACTATAG
- a CDS encoding A/G-specific adenine glycosylase, producing MRAGLKEKEIDSPGYEFDPKTNLKLRHWFLKEKRDLAFRKNRTPYSTWVSEIMLQQTRVAAMLPLYEKFIERFPKPEALAIAEEEEVLRYWQGLGYYSRAKNLLAGVRKLVSEFGGKFPKSLEEALSLPGIGPYTARAILSISYNLPFAVLDGNAKRVLSRLVMFRESGPKADPILQKIADSFLNLEFPGDHNEAVMELGARICIPKPLCKECPLQDDCLAYRHGVQESIPEMEKKKKEIPLNIRFYILKTKQGILLVRYPERRFFKTIYSLPFSFEGKHPYEADPILDWNLKPSDLGIKFKHTITHHKIQGFVSETDLDSKSEKKILENFRKIRPSIEIKYCNWKNLETEFPSSIAKKIKQTLAKDGAVLPGLENETNI from the coding sequence ATGCGAGCCGGTCTGAAAGAAAAAGAAATCGATTCTCCAGGCTATGAATTCGATCCTAAGACAAATTTAAAGCTGAGACATTGGTTCCTTAAAGAAAAACGAGACTTGGCATTTCGAAAAAATAGAACTCCTTATTCTACTTGGGTAAGCGAGATCATGCTGCAGCAGACAAGGGTGGCAGCAATGCTTCCTCTTTACGAAAAGTTTATAGAGCGATTTCCAAAACCGGAAGCTCTTGCGATCGCGGAGGAAGAGGAAGTACTTCGTTACTGGCAGGGACTGGGTTATTATTCCAGAGCTAAAAATCTTTTGGCTGGAGTCCGAAAACTCGTGAGCGAGTTCGGTGGGAAATTTCCTAAAAGTTTGGAGGAGGCTCTTTCTCTTCCCGGTATCGGACCTTACACTGCTCGAGCCATTCTTTCTATTTCCTATAATTTACCCTTTGCCGTTTTGGACGGAAATGCAAAAAGAGTCCTCTCTCGTTTAGTAATGTTCAGAGAGTCGGGACCGAAAGCCGATCCAATCCTACAAAAAATCGCGGATTCCTTTTTGAATTTGGAATTTCCGGGAGATCACAATGAAGCTGTAATGGAATTGGGTGCCCGTATCTGTATTCCAAAACCTTTATGTAAGGAATGCCCTCTTCAAGATGACTGCTTGGCCTACCGACATGGTGTACAAGAATCTATTCCGGAAATGGAAAAGAAAAAAAAGGAAATTCCTTTAAACATCCGTTTTTATATCCTAAAGACCAAACAAGGTATACTTCTGGTCCGTTACCCGGAGAGAAGATTTTTTAAAACGATCTATTCTTTGCCTTTTTCTTTCGAAGGCAAACATCCATACGAAGCAGATCCTATATTGGATTGGAATTTAAAACCATCGGATCTAGGGATCAAATTTAAACATACGATCACTCACCATAAGATCCAAGGTTTTGTTTCCGAAACCGATTTGGATTCAAAGTCGGAGAAGAAGATCCTGGAGAATTTCCGCAAAATTCGTCCTTCTATAGAGATCAAATACTGTAACTGGAAAAATTTGGAAACGGAGTTTCCATCCTCCATCGCAAAGAAGATCAAACAAACCCTGGCCAAAGACGGCGCTGTTCTTCCGGGTTTGGAAAATGAAACGAATATTTAA
- a CDS encoding SDR family NAD(P)-dependent oxidoreductase — protein MKVAIVTGASNGIGKNTAIELGKRGIGVILTYHSDKKGAEEVVKEVEKNGSKAVCLKLDLSQKSSFETFAELTKKYLEEIWKRKTFDYLVNNGGIGGGMPFTEITEEYFDQILNTNFKGPFFITQQLVKFMEDNGRIVNTSSSSSHGSFVGYSAYGASKAALTSWTKYLAKELSPRKIRVNAVSPGPVHTNLGGGVFDKHPEYIQPLADQTALGRIGSPDDIAKVIVNLLSDEFSWVTAQDLEVSGGFLL, from the coding sequence ATGAAAGTCGCAATTGTCACAGGAGCAAGTAACGGGATCGGAAAAAATACCGCGATCGAATTAGGGAAACGGGGTATAGGAGTCATTCTTACGTATCATTCGGATAAGAAAGGCGCGGAAGAAGTCGTAAAAGAAGTGGAAAAGAACGGATCGAAGGCGGTCTGTCTAAAGTTAGATCTGAGCCAAAAGTCCTCTTTCGAAACTTTTGCGGAACTTACAAAGAAATACCTGGAAGAGATTTGGAAAAGAAAAACGTTTGATTACTTGGTGAATAACGGAGGTATCGGAGGAGGTATGCCCTTTACGGAGATCACGGAAGAATATTTCGATCAGATATTAAACACAAATTTTAAGGGACCGTTCTTCATCACACAACAACTTGTAAAATTTATGGAGGACAATGGAAGGATCGTGAATACATCCAGTTCTTCCAGTCATGGATCTTTTGTCGGATATTCCGCATACGGAGCCTCAAAGGCAGCATTGACTTCCTGGACAAAGTATTTGGCAAAAGAACTTTCTCCCAGAAAGATCAGAGTGAATGCAGTATCGCCAGGTCCTGTTCACACAAATCTGGGAGGCGGAGTGTTCGATAAACATCCCGAATATATCCAACCCTTAGCGGACCAGACGGCCCTGGGAAGGATCGGAAGCCCGGACGATATCGCCAAGGTGATTGTGAATCTATTATCCGATGAATTCTCTTGGGTAACTGCCCAGGATTTGGAAGTTTCCGGAGGATTTTTACTGTAG
- a CDS encoding AraC family transcriptional regulator has protein sequence MKEILKEIAELTIQATTKPTKTALPRVLLIKGEVAEHQLAAIYEPMIGLVVQGGKTISIGEQTIHLNAASYFVISSDIPATGKVQQGKNGPYISLGLELDQESILDLLNDLPKDPSEEYANNEFMACEASTELLEAWVRMLRLLKTPEHIPALAPIYEKEILYRVLLSPQGWRLRKFCQAQGKGPNVYPAIRWIRENYTASMEIKRLAAKSRLGVTTFHRQFKQITGLSPIQFQKQLRLLEARKLLVYSSYSASRAAFEVGYESVTQFNREYSRFFGDSPARDASHVRKKIALTSS, from the coding sequence ATGAAGGAAATCCTTAAAGAGATTGCCGAGCTAACGATCCAGGCGACTACAAAACCGACTAAAACGGCTCTGCCGAGAGTATTACTCATAAAAGGAGAGGTAGCCGAGCACCAACTCGCGGCAATTTACGAGCCGATGATCGGATTAGTAGTGCAAGGTGGCAAAACGATCTCTATAGGAGAGCAGACTATCCACTTAAATGCGGCTTCTTATTTTGTTATATCTTCAGATATCCCGGCGACCGGAAAAGTGCAACAAGGCAAAAACGGCCCTTATATTTCCTTGGGTCTCGAACTGGACCAAGAATCGATCCTGGATTTATTAAACGACCTTCCGAAAGATCCCTCGGAAGAATATGCGAATAACGAATTTATGGCATGCGAAGCTTCCACTGAATTATTAGAAGCTTGGGTCCGAATGTTACGACTTTTGAAAACGCCCGAACATATACCCGCACTGGCACCGATCTATGAAAAGGAAATATTATATAGAGTCCTTCTTAGTCCGCAAGGATGGCGTTTGAGAAAATTCTGCCAAGCCCAAGGTAAAGGTCCAAACGTATACCCTGCCATTCGATGGATCCGAGAAAATTACACAGCCTCCATGGAAATAAAACGACTGGCTGCAAAATCTCGATTAGGCGTTACTACCTTTCATAGACAATTCAAGCAGATCACGGGTCTTAGCCCAATCCAATTCCAAAAACAACTTAGACTTCTGGAAGCAAGAAAACTTTTGGTATATAGTTCCTACTCCGCATCACGAGCCGCCTTTGAAGTCGGATACGAAAGTGTAACACAATTTAATCGGGAATATTCCAGATTTTTCGGAGATTCTCCCGCTAGAGACGCTTCTCATGTAAGAAAAAAAATTGCATTGACGAGTTCCTAA
- a CDS encoding Pr6Pr family membrane protein, producing the protein MQTSKLNLILARLVFLSTALLCFIGVLLELWYAYRHTSSLPPNAGFTRTFGPGIDGLLNQFSFFTTQSNLILGITTLLLAIDLDRTSSSFHIWRLIGIIDITITGIVFNFVLKTVPKNDIIADTASYLEHDFAPILAVSGWIIFGPAKTVTIPRIFLAGLLPITYAIFTLTRGAIQEWYPYDIMDVPRLGYPGVAINIIGIFVLFLLIAGFLALVDRLLSSRFGRISFPNS; encoded by the coding sequence ATGCAAACTTCTAAACTCAATCTTATCCTGGCCCGCTTGGTATTCCTTTCCACAGCTCTTCTTTGTTTTATAGGCGTTCTATTAGAACTATGGTATGCCTATCGTCATACCTCTTCCCTTCCGCCAAACGCAGGCTTTACCCGAACATTTGGACCTGGTATCGACGGCTTACTGAATCAATTTTCTTTTTTTACGACTCAGTCTAATTTAATCTTAGGGATCACTACTTTGCTTCTCGCGATAGATTTGGATCGGACATCTTCTTCTTTTCATATTTGGCGTTTGATCGGGATCATTGATATAACGATCACTGGGATCGTGTTTAACTTCGTACTAAAGACTGTGCCTAAAAACGATATCATTGCAGATACTGCCAGTTACTTAGAACATGATTTTGCTCCAATACTTGCTGTATCCGGTTGGATCATCTTCGGACCTGCAAAAACGGTAACCATTCCTAGGATCTTTTTAGCGGGGCTTCTTCCGATCACGTACGCGATATTCACGTTAACCAGGGGTGCGATTCAGGAATGGTATCCTTATGATATCATGGATGTTCCTCGTTTAGGGTATCCGGGAGTAGCTATCAATATCATAGGGATTTTCGTTTTATTTCTGTTGATCGCGGGTTTTTTGGCCTTAGTGGATAGACTTCTATCTTCCAGATTTGGAAGAATCTCTTTCCCAAACAGTTAA
- the queG gene encoding tRNA epoxyqueuosine(34) reductase QueG encodes MLLESKELLDELRDIAEETGFQLFGVAPAFVPSEDKENILHWVREGRHGNMDWYPKNMNLRLELEGLGFKPESVIALGALYNDPEYENLDLPYRFSRYAMGEDYHSVLRKKASGLLEFLRKKYPNQKFRQGVDSLPVPEKILAREAGLGWIGKNTNLIHEEYGSFFFISLIFTDLPIRFVSVKAKDRCGTCTACLDSCPTKALEPYKIDARKCISYKTIEDRSETVDSLYGWVYGCDICQEICPWNQVKARKKGWKTEIDEFKIRDLFKKENLSDLDEKEFKNYFQDSAVNRISYKQMRRNLTVWERDSSKSGR; translated from the coding sequence ATGCTTCTCGAAAGTAAAGAACTTCTGGATGAGCTAAGGGATATCGCCGAGGAGACTGGGTTCCAATTATTCGGCGTAGCGCCAGCTTTTGTTCCGTCGGAGGACAAAGAAAATATTCTTCATTGGGTTCGGGAAGGCCGTCATGGAAATATGGATTGGTATCCTAAAAACATGAACCTTCGACTAGAGCTGGAAGGACTCGGGTTCAAACCTGAATCAGTGATCGCGTTAGGCGCTTTATACAATGATCCCGAATATGAGAATTTGGATCTACCTTACCGTTTTTCCAGATATGCAATGGGAGAAGATTATCATTCCGTTCTTCGAAAAAAAGCTTCCGGCTTATTGGAGTTTTTAAGGAAGAAGTATCCGAATCAAAAGTTCCGACAAGGAGTGGATTCCCTTCCCGTTCCTGAAAAGATCCTAGCAAGAGAAGCTGGCCTAGGTTGGATCGGAAAAAATACCAACCTGATCCATGAAGAATACGGTTCCTTCTTTTTTATTAGTTTAATTTTTACGGATCTTCCGATCCGTTTTGTTTCCGTAAAAGCAAAGGATCGGTGTGGGACTTGTACTGCCTGTTTAGATTCTTGTCCAACCAAAGCATTGGAGCCGTATAAAATCGATGCTCGAAAATGTATTTCTTATAAAACGATAGAAGATAGGTCCGAGACTGTGGACTCTTTGTACGGATGGGTGTACGGCTGCGATATCTGCCAAGAGATCTGTCCTTGGAATCAGGTCAAGGCCCGTAAAAAGGGATGGAAAACAGAGATAGATGAATTTAAGATCCGAGATCTATTCAAAAAAGAAAATCTCTCGGATCTGGATGAGAAAGAATTCAAAAACTATTTTCAGGACTCCGCAGTAAATAGGATCTCCTACAAACAGATGAGAAGAAATTTAACTGTTTGGGAAAGAGATTCTTCCAAATCTGGAAGATAG
- a CDS encoding LIC_11502 family protein, with translation MQEGEEISLYSISGGIPLQELLSAAKEAGLDLPKERARPLGRILLAGLLGALRGFAERGLSPFLPTHTYIFAEIVSDLTDAYSILSQESDEKMILQAACDFGIKKVYHLEWKLYSSKDLF, from the coding sequence ATGCAGGAAGGAGAAGAAATATCCTTATATTCTATATCCGGGGGAATTCCCCTCCAGGAACTTTTAAGCGCGGCAAAAGAAGCTGGCTTAGATCTTCCGAAAGAAAGAGCAAGACCACTAGGTAGGATCTTACTCGCAGGACTTTTAGGAGCCCTACGAGGATTTGCGGAGAGAGGACTTTCTCCATTCTTACCTACTCATACATATATTTTTGCCGAGATCGTTTCGGATCTGACGGACGCTTATTCTATCCTATCCCAAGAATCGGATGAAAAAATGATTTTACAAGCCGCTTGCGACTTCGGGATCAAAAAAGTATATCATCTAGAATGGAAATTATACTCTTCCAAAGATTTATTCTAA
- a CDS encoding DUF350 domain-containing protein, which produces MDFVWKYISLLGKDFAFFVLGFLVFYIGKKLKDWTEPRKLDEELVKSDNSALALSLSGYYIGVIILFITIVSHPGEKGDLIGDLFQVSSFSILGVVLLLISQKINDGLILGGIDAIEEIYEKRNIAVACVLFGGTIASSFFIAAALNGDIGEKVFPQGLGIAVSPIVEKTIIGSIISVIFFSVGQIGMVLFSVYYKLWVPYKLKSELEEKQNLAAGTAFAGALLAIGILLTRALFREFESLYQTGILLLLDLGLAFLIIPILHFFADWVVLPGSTLKEEIERDQNFGAGLLEAVVLVSFSAIIFFAV; this is translated from the coding sequence ATGGATTTCGTTTGGAAATATATTTCTTTACTAGGTAAGGATTTTGCCTTTTTCGTTTTAGGCTTTCTCGTCTTTTACATCGGCAAAAAACTCAAAGACTGGACGGAACCTCGTAAACTTGACGAGGAATTAGTAAAATCCGATAATAGTGCTCTTGCACTCAGTTTATCCGGTTATTATATCGGGGTCATTATACTATTTATCACCATAGTTTCTCACCCCGGAGAAAAAGGGGACCTAATCGGAGATCTTTTTCAAGTTTCTTCCTTCTCTATTTTAGGAGTAGTGCTGCTACTAATTTCCCAAAAGATCAATGATGGATTGATCCTTGGCGGGATCGACGCGATCGAAGAGATCTACGAAAAAAGAAATATAGCGGTAGCTTGCGTATTATTCGGAGGAACGATCGCTAGTTCCTTTTTTATCGCAGCAGCATTGAATGGAGATATAGGAGAGAAGGTATTTCCACAAGGGTTGGGAATTGCAGTTTCTCCGATAGTGGAAAAAACGATTATTGGATCCATTATTTCTGTGATCTTCTTTTCGGTCGGACAGATCGGAATGGTATTATTCTCCGTATATTATAAACTTTGGGTCCCTTATAAACTTAAGAGTGAGTTGGAAGAAAAACAAAACCTGGCGGCAGGAACTGCGTTTGCCGGGGCATTACTTGCGATCGGGATCTTACTTACCAGAGCATTGTTTAGGGAATTCGAATCCTTGTACCAAACCGGAATTTTGTTACTATTAGATCTGGGACTTGCATTCCTTATTATTCCTATCTTGCATTTTTTTGCGGACTGGGTCGTTCTGCCTGGTTCCACATTGAAGGAAGAAATCGAAAGGGATCAAAATTTCGGGGCAGGTCTTTTGGAAGCTGTGGTGCTCGTGTCCTTCTCCGCGATTATATTTTTTGCGGTTTGA
- the map gene encoding type I methionyl aminopeptidase, translating into MRAAGKLAAALLDYISGFIQPGISTLAINDLCEEFTKKHGGKSAPLGYKGFPKSVCTSVNEVVCHGIPKAIDVLKEGDIVNVDVTPIVDGYHGDSSRTFIVGGKTSPEVERLVKDAERAMWVGIEQVKPGNRVSDIANAIDDYLTPKGYGIVKDLMGHGIGRGFHEEPQIPHYRSGRKLAKLEPGMTFTIEPMVNLGTWEVIFSKKDGWTVTTKDGKWSAQFEHTILVTEKGYEILTQA; encoded by the coding sequence ATGAGGGCGGCGGGCAAATTAGCCGCCGCGCTTCTGGACTATATCTCCGGGTTCATCCAGCCTGGTATAAGTACGCTTGCGATCAACGATCTCTGCGAAGAGTTCACGAAGAAGCATGGAGGTAAATCGGCACCTTTAGGTTATAAAGGTTTTCCGAAATCTGTGTGTACTTCCGTCAACGAAGTGGTTTGCCACGGCATCCCGAAAGCGATCGATGTTCTGAAAGAAGGGGATATCGTCAACGTAGATGTGACTCCTATCGTGGACGGCTATCACGGGGATAGCTCTCGTACTTTTATTGTGGGCGGTAAAACTTCTCCCGAAGTGGAGCGTCTAGTCAAAGATGCGGAACGTGCCATGTGGGTGGGGATAGAACAGGTAAAACCTGGAAATCGTGTAAGTGATATCGCAAATGCGATCGATGATTATCTGACCCCAAAAGGATACGGGATCGTCAAAGATCTAATGGGTCACGGAATCGGAAGAGGTTTCCATGAAGAACCTCAAATCCCTCATTACCGATCCGGCCGTAAACTGGCGAAACTGGAACCAGGAATGACATTCACTATAGAACCGATGGTGAATTTAGGGACCTGGGAAGTAATTTTTTCTAAAAAGGATGGATGGACTGTGACCACAAAAGACGGAAAATGGTCCGCTCAGTTCGAACACACCATTCTAGTCACCGAAAAAGGCTATGAAATTTTAACCCAAGCATAG